In Frondihabitans sp. PAMC 28766, a genomic segment contains:
- a CDS encoding ClpP family protease — MSADARMAAGGSYTIPNVIAESPRGDRVMDVYSHLLTQRIVYLGTAIDAGVANALIAQLLHLDASAGYSPQEINLYINCEGGDLSAMLAVYDTMRFIRSPVATTCVGEAIAAGAALLAAGAPGRRAALPHARIVLHQPAGQGRGTIPDLILQADELVRVRSDIEELLSEHTGQTIADLRRDTDRDRIFTAAAARDYGLVDVVLGRGGVATAALGAQAATA, encoded by the coding sequence ATGAGCGCGGATGCTCGCATGGCTGCCGGCGGCTCGTACACGATCCCCAACGTCATCGCCGAGAGCCCCCGCGGCGACCGCGTGATGGACGTCTACTCGCACCTCCTGACCCAGCGCATCGTCTACCTCGGCACCGCGATCGATGCGGGGGTGGCCAACGCGCTGATCGCGCAGTTGCTGCACCTCGACGCCTCGGCCGGCTACAGCCCGCAAGAAATCAACCTCTACATCAACTGCGAGGGCGGCGACCTCTCGGCCATGCTCGCCGTCTACGACACGATGCGCTTCATCCGCTCACCCGTCGCCACGACGTGTGTCGGCGAGGCGATCGCCGCCGGTGCGGCGCTGCTCGCCGCGGGAGCGCCGGGCCGGCGCGCAGCACTCCCCCACGCGCGCATCGTGCTGCACCAGCCCGCGGGGCAGGGGCGCGGCACGATTCCCGACCTGATACTGCAAGCCGACGAGCTCGTGCGCGTGCGCTCGGACATCGAAGAGCTGCTGTCAGAGCACACCGGCCAGACGATCGCCGACCTCCGACGCGACACCGACCGCGACCGGATCTTCACCGCCGCGGCCGCGCGTGACTACGGCCTGGTCGACGTGGTGCTGGGGCGGGGTGGTGTGGCGACCGCTGCCCTCGGGGCTCAGGCGGCGACGGCGTAG
- a CDS encoding helix-turn-helix transcriptional regulator, producing MGHDARTLTTRPAIEPLLRELVGHRLRELRLARGERLVETAARAGVSPQYLSEVERGLKEPSSEMIAAIAGALGTGLLDLTEGIARDLRSHEAATGRRAAFAESAAVPASPRHDDAAATEAEPNQTAPVLVDLTLLDPAVAVANGSSDVEVAPAAARPIGFTLYAVAA from the coding sequence ATGGGACACGACGCTCGCACGCTGACCACCCGCCCAGCCATCGAGCCGCTGCTGCGCGAGCTCGTCGGGCACCGCCTGCGCGAGCTGCGGCTTGCCCGCGGCGAAAGGCTCGTCGAGACGGCCGCCCGCGCCGGAGTGTCGCCCCAGTACCTCTCCGAGGTCGAGCGCGGCCTCAAAGAGCCGTCGAGCGAGATGATCGCGGCCATCGCCGGGGCGCTCGGCACCGGCTTGCTCGACCTCACCGAGGGCATCGCGCGCGACCTGCGCTCTCACGAGGCCGCGACGGGCCGACGGGCAGCATTCGCGGAGAGCGCTGCGGTGCCGGCTTCCCCGCGCCATGACGACGCCGCGGCCACCGAAGCCGAGCCGAACCAGACGGCCCCCGTCCTCGTCGACCTGACCCTCCTCGATCCTGCTGTCGCCGTCGCGAACGGCTCGAGCGACGTCGAGGTCGCCCCCGCAGCCGCTCGGCCGATCGGCTTCACGCTCTACGCCGTCGCCGCCTGA
- a CDS encoding ammonium transporter encodes MEQFSQGQTGYVLITAAMVLLMTPGLAFFYGGLVKAKSVISMMMLSFGAIGLIAVLWVLYGYSIAFNNAGAGNYVGIPGFWGIDSSMFSLNSLVDQAHSLTSTGYPLLSFAAFQATFAIITVALISGAIADRAKFGAWMVFAGIWATVVYFPVAQWVFNLPTKTTSGGWLAHLGLIDFAGGTAVHIDAGSAGLALALVLGRRVGFAKGAYKPHNPPFVMLGAGLLWFGWFGFNAGSELGADGTASVAFINTLAAPAAAILGWLIVEKIKDGKATSVGAASGAVTGLVAITPACAALTPFWGIVLGLVAGAICCVAIDLKFKLGFDDSLDVVGVHLVGGIVGTLFIGFFAYQTSPAHPGGVGLIYGGGFGQLGIQALAAAVVMVYSFVLAFIIGWIIQKTMGFRITTEDEIAGIDSAVHGEEGYVLLDERA; translated from the coding sequence ATGGAGCAGTTCAGCCAGGGCCAAACCGGCTACGTCCTCATCACCGCCGCCATGGTGCTGCTGATGACGCCCGGTCTCGCCTTCTTCTACGGCGGCCTCGTGAAGGCCAAAAGCGTCATCAGCATGATGATGCTGAGCTTCGGAGCGATCGGCCTCATCGCCGTGCTCTGGGTGCTCTACGGCTACTCGATCGCATTCAACAACGCCGGCGCCGGCAACTACGTCGGCATCCCCGGCTTCTGGGGCATCGACTCGTCGATGTTCAGCCTCAATTCGCTCGTCGACCAGGCTCACTCGCTTACGAGCACGGGCTACCCCCTCCTCTCGTTCGCGGCGTTCCAGGCGACGTTCGCCATCATCACGGTCGCCCTGATATCGGGCGCGATCGCCGATCGCGCCAAGTTCGGCGCGTGGATGGTCTTCGCCGGCATCTGGGCCACTGTCGTCTACTTCCCCGTCGCGCAGTGGGTGTTCAACCTGCCCACCAAGACCACGAGCGGCGGCTGGCTCGCACACCTCGGCCTGATCGACTTCGCGGGCGGTACAGCCGTCCACATCGATGCAGGATCGGCAGGCCTCGCCCTGGCGCTCGTCCTCGGTCGCCGTGTCGGCTTCGCCAAGGGCGCCTACAAGCCGCACAACCCTCCCTTCGTGATGCTGGGCGCCGGCCTCCTCTGGTTCGGCTGGTTCGGATTCAACGCAGGATCCGAGCTGGGCGCTGACGGAACGGCATCCGTGGCCTTCATCAACACTCTCGCCGCCCCCGCCGCAGCCATCCTCGGCTGGTTGATCGTCGAGAAGATCAAAGACGGCAAGGCCACCTCGGTCGGCGCCGCCTCGGGTGCCGTCACGGGCCTCGTCGCTATCACCCCGGCCTGTGCTGCTCTGACGCCCTTCTGGGGCATCGTGCTCGGCCTCGTCGCCGGTGCGATCTGCTGCGTCGCCATCGACCTGAAGTTCAAGCTCGGCTTCGACGACTCGCTCGACGTCGTCGGCGTGCACCTCGTCGGCGGCATCGTCGGCACGCTGTTCATCGGCTTCTTCGCCTACCAGACCTCGCCCGCCCACCCCGGTGGCGTCGGCCTCATCTACGGCGGTGGCTTCGGCCAGCTGGGCATCCAGGCCCTCGCCGCGGCGGTGGTCATGGTCTACTCGTTCGTCCTGGCGTTCATCATCGGCTGGATCATCCAGAAGACGATGGGCTTCCGCATCACGACCGAAGACGAGATCGCCGGCATCGACTCCGCCGTCCACGGCGAAGAGGGCTACGTCCTCCTCGACGAGCGCGCCTAG
- a CDS encoding ClpP family protease produces the protein MTDDTRPPFFTEPLRNQLLHQRVVVLDGVLNDDNGTMIAAQLLTLAADDAQTDIALWIHSPGGSVPSMLAIRDVMTLVPCDVATLALGLAASAGQFLLSAGARGKRRALPHARILMHQGSAGIGGSAVEVEVQAADLRHMRDTTLGLIAADTGQPVERVFEDSLHDHWYTAAEALEYGFVDEIVSSFDAVMPRRSHPIGIGAFA, from the coding sequence ATGACCGACGACACCCGACCACCGTTCTTCACCGAACCCCTCCGCAACCAGCTGCTGCACCAGCGCGTCGTCGTGCTCGACGGCGTGCTGAACGACGACAACGGCACCATGATCGCCGCGCAACTGCTCACGCTCGCCGCCGACGACGCGCAGACCGACATCGCCCTCTGGATCCATTCGCCTGGCGGCTCCGTGCCGTCGATGCTGGCGATCCGCGACGTGATGACGCTCGTACCGTGCGACGTGGCGACCCTCGCCCTCGGGCTGGCCGCCAGCGCCGGGCAGTTCCTGCTCTCGGCCGGGGCACGCGGCAAGCGGCGAGCTCTGCCGCACGCTCGCATCCTGATGCACCAGGGCTCCGCCGGGATCGGCGGCTCGGCCGTCGAGGTCGAGGTGCAGGCGGCCGACCTGCGACACATGCGCGACACGACCCTCGGGCTGATCGCCGCCGACACCGGGCAGCCCGTCGAGCGCGTCTTCGAAGACTCGCTGCACGACCACTGGTACACGGCCGCGGAGGCCCTCGAGTACGGCTTCGTCGACGAGATCGTGTCGTCGTTCGATGCCGTGATGCCGAGACGCTCGCACCCGATCGGGATCGGAGCGTTCGCATGA
- a CDS encoding ATP-binding cassette domain-containing protein yields MSTPTDWAVEAHGLVKTFGENRAVDGVDLSVRAGTVYGVLGPNGAGKSTVISMLATLLKPDAGTATIFGHDVRHEAQVVRQLIGVTAQFASVDEKLSATENLIIFSRLLGLSRGDARRKSTELLEEFGLTEAAKRPLAKFSGGMRRRLDLAASLIAQPPLIFLDEPTTGLDPRTRSQMWDTIRRLVTEGSTVLLTTQYLEEADQLADRVAVIDTGRVVAEGTADELKASIGESSLQLRIADPGEIEDARRAIRSVLGVEATLSPEAGRITAPMADPDRVTDLLITFREAGIRLTEMSVQKPTLDEVFLTLTGHGVDSDTEASSDQTTTAQKGKVSA; encoded by the coding sequence ATGAGCACCCCCACCGACTGGGCCGTCGAAGCCCACGGCCTCGTCAAGACGTTCGGCGAGAACCGAGCGGTCGACGGCGTCGACCTCAGCGTCCGCGCCGGAACCGTCTACGGAGTCCTTGGCCCGAACGGCGCCGGCAAGTCGACCGTCATCAGCATGCTGGCGACTCTCCTCAAGCCCGACGCCGGCACGGCCACGATCTTCGGTCACGACGTGCGCCACGAGGCGCAGGTCGTGCGCCAGCTGATCGGCGTCACTGCCCAGTTCGCGAGCGTCGACGAGAAGCTGTCGGCCACCGAGAACCTCATCATCTTCTCGCGTCTCCTCGGCCTGTCGCGGGGCGACGCCCGCCGCAAGAGCACCGAGCTGCTGGAGGAGTTCGGCCTCACCGAGGCCGCCAAGCGCCCGCTCGCGAAGTTCTCGGGCGGCATGCGCCGTCGCCTCGACCTCGCCGCCAGCCTCATCGCCCAGCCGCCGCTGATCTTCCTGGACGAGCCGACCACGGGCCTCGACCCGCGCACCCGCTCGCAGATGTGGGACACCATCCGCCGCCTCGTCACCGAGGGCTCGACCGTGCTGCTCACCACGCAATACCTCGAGGAGGCCGACCAGCTCGCCGACCGCGTCGCCGTGATCGACACCGGCCGCGTCGTCGCCGAGGGCACCGCCGACGAGCTGAAGGCGTCGATCGGCGAGTCGTCGCTGCAGCTGCGCATCGCCGACCCGGGCGAGATCGAGGACGCCCGCCGGGCCATCCGCTCAGTGCTCGGGGTCGAGGCGACGCTGTCCCCGGAAGCCGGCCGGATCACTGCCCCCATGGCCGACCCCGACCGCGTCACCGACCTGCTCATCACCTTCCGCGAGGCGGGCATCCGTCTCACCGAGATGAGCGTGCAGAAGCCCACCCTCGACGAGGTCTTCCTCACCCTCACCGGCCACGGCGTCGACTCCGACACCGAGGCCTCCTCCGACCAGACCACCACCGCTCAGAAGGGCAAGGTCAGCGCATGA